One Gemella haemolysans ATCC 10379 DNA segment encodes these proteins:
- a CDS encoding Nramp family divalent metal transporter → MIFKKFLRKSQEELEAANQLSLQEINNTVDVPKEGSFLKKVLAYSGPGALVAVGYMDPGNWITSIAGGAQYAYSLLFVILISNLIAMLLQSMSVRLGIVTGMDLAQATRKHTGKKMGFVLWIITELAIMATDIAEIIGSAVALKLLFGIPLLIGVIITIFDVFLLLLLAHFGFRKIEAIVATLIFTILIIFFYEVLLANPNTGELIKGFIPNKDVINNKGALFIALGIVGATVMPHNLYLHSSIVQARRYDRKDNKVKKEAIRFSTIDSNIQLSIAFVINCLLLVLGASLFYGHGDSLGRFTDLYNALQDSSIVGAIASPLLSTLFAVALLASGQNSTITGTLSGQIVMEGFIHMRLPMWMRRMLTRVIAVMPVVICLIIFGDSEQAIESLLIYTQVFLSIALPISIIPLTLYTSDKKLMGEFVIKPWMKIVAWICTVVLIILNFWLIISTFI, encoded by the coding sequence ATGATTTTTAAAAAATTTTTGAGAAAAAGTCAAGAAGAGTTAGAAGCTGCGAATCAGCTTTCTCTTCAAGAAATTAACAATACAGTTGATGTTCCAAAAGAAGGAAGCTTTTTAAAGAAAGTCCTGGCTTATAGTGGACCGGGAGCATTAGTAGCAGTCGGTTATATGGATCCTGGTAACTGGATTACCTCTATCGCTGGTGGTGCTCAATATGCGTATAGCTTACTATTCGTTATACTTATATCGAATCTTATCGCGATGTTGCTTCAATCAATGTCTGTAAGATTAGGTATTGTAACTGGTATGGACCTAGCTCAAGCAACTAGAAAGCATACTGGTAAAAAAATGGGATTTGTTCTCTGGATAATTACCGAACTAGCTATTATGGCTACCGATATTGCAGAAATTATTGGTAGTGCTGTAGCTTTAAAATTATTATTCGGTATTCCTTTACTAATAGGGGTTATAATAACTATCTTTGATGTATTCTTACTCCTATTATTAGCACATTTTGGATTTAGAAAAATCGAAGCTATTGTAGCTACCTTGATATTTACAATTCTAATAATATTCTTCTATGAAGTTTTATTAGCTAACCCTAATACCGGAGAATTAATTAAAGGTTTTATTCCGAATAAGGATGTAATTAATAATAAAGGTGCATTATTTATTGCCTTAGGTATAGTGGGGGCTACAGTTATGCCTCACAATCTGTACCTACATTCTTCTATTGTTCAAGCAAGAAGATACGATAGAAAGGACAACAAAGTTAAAAAAGAAGCTATTAGATTTTCTACTATAGATTCTAATATTCAACTTTCAATCGCATTTGTTATTAACTGCTTACTATTAGTTCTAGGTGCTTCTTTGTTTTATGGTCATGGTGATAGTCTTGGACGCTTTACAGATCTTTATAACGCTTTACAAGATAGCAGCATTGTCGGAGCTATTGCTTCACCACTCCTTAGTACACTATTCGCCGTAGCTCTATTGGCCTCTGGTCAAAATTCTACTATTACTGGAACATTATCAGGACAAATAGTTATGGAAGGTTTCATTCACATGAGACTTCCTATGTGGATGAGAAGAATGCTGACTCGTGTAATTGCGGTAATGCCTGTTGTCATTTGTTTAATAATTTTTGGTGATAGTGAACAAGCAATTGAAAGCTTACTGATTTATACACAAGTATTTTTAAGTATTGCTCTACCAATATCTATTATTCCTCTAACACTATATACATCAGATAAAAAACTTATGGGAGAGTTTGTTATTAAACCATGGATGAAAATTGTTGCATGGATCTGCACAGTCGTATTGATAATCTTAAATTTCTGGTTAATAATATCAACATTCATATAA
- a CDS encoding prepilin peptidase, translated as MERYIFIVIVSLIFASAMKCLVDSENKKEFLFRRSRCSSCHKELRGSDLIPIFSYLFKKGRCSYCNQKIPLDIFLYEIFTFITIVLFIIFQNHFIFISYLEVSIFIILIFLGIEDIKSFEVNDELFYLLIILNFSSIYIHYYLFNFLDFIYLVIIFHILYIFTRGGLGYGDIKVFCVLALNLNLFEGVYLLIFTFLYAGFFAIGLIILKKVKRKTKLPLVPFIALSYLTIILIREGLLW; from the coding sequence ATGGAAAGATACATATTTATTGTTATTGTAAGTCTTATATTTGCTAGCGCAATGAAATGTTTAGTAGATAGTGAGAATAAAAAAGAGTTCCTATTTAGACGAAGTCGTTGTTCAAGTTGTCATAAAGAATTAAGGGGGAGCGACTTAATTCCAATCTTTAGCTATTTGTTTAAAAAAGGACGATGTAGTTACTGTAATCAAAAAATTCCATTAGATATATTTTTATACGAAATTTTTACTTTTATTACTATTGTATTATTTATTATTTTCCAAAATCATTTTATTTTTATTAGTTATCTTGAAGTCAGTATATTTATTATTCTCATTTTTTTAGGAATAGAAGATATAAAATCATTTGAAGTTAATGATGAGTTGTTTTATCTTCTAATTATATTAAATTTTTCTTCTATATATATACACTATTATTTATTTAATTTTTTAGATTTTATTTATCTTGTTATTATTTTTCATATATTATATATTTTCACAAGAGGTGGTTTAGGTTATGGCGATATAAAAGTATTTTGTGTATTAGCTTTAAATTTAAATTTATTTGAGGGAGTGTATTTGTTAATTTTCACATTTTTATATGCAGGATTCTTCGCTATTGGATTAATTATTTTGAAAAAAGTTAAAAGAAAAACGAAACTACCACTAGTGCCATTTATTGCACTTAGTTATTTAACAATCATATTAATAAGGGAGGGATTATTATGGTAG
- the radC gene encoding RadC family protein yields the protein MVAYTIKEFSEEDRPREKFKKLGALALSDKEILAILLRTGTKNQNVIELSDIILKDIGGITKLRDVTLTELMKHKGIGQEKAIHILANIEFARRIYATNVLDVKCDSPQSIANYLKSSLENLTQEVFVVLDIDTKGKIIEKREVFKGSLSMSVVHPREVFKLAIKNSASSIVCVHNHPSGDATPSIEDIKTTINLMEVGEIVGIEMLDHIVVAKKGYVSIRKVLNYLAVENIDYKYEDVTGEQLKYILRKYKVIGEY from the coding sequence ATGGTAGCATACACTATTAAAGAGTTTAGTGAAGAAGATCGTCCGAGGGAGAAATTCAAAAAATTAGGTGCTTTAGCTCTCAGTGATAAAGAGATTCTAGCAATATTACTAAGAACAGGTACAAAAAATCAAAATGTAATTGAGCTTTCCGATATAATTCTAAAAGATATAGGAGGCATTACAAAGTTAAGAGATGTAACTTTAACAGAACTTATGAAACATAAGGGGATAGGTCAGGAAAAGGCGATACATATTTTGGCGAATATAGAGTTTGCAAGAAGAATATATGCGACGAATGTTTTAGATGTGAAGTGTGATAGCCCGCAGTCAATAGCCAATTATTTAAAATCATCTTTAGAGAATTTAACGCAAGAAGTTTTCGTAGTATTAGATATTGATACGAAAGGTAAAATAATAGAGAAAAGAGAAGTATTTAAAGGTAGCTTATCTATGTCAGTAGTGCATCCAAGAGAAGTATTTAAACTAGCAATAAAAAATAGTGCTTCGAGCATCGTCTGTGTACATAACCACCCGAGTGGAGACGCAACTCCTTCTATAGAAGATATTAAAACGACGATAAATCTAATGGAAGTTGGTGAAATAGTTGGTATTGAAATGCTAGATCATATCGTGGTTGCAAAAAAAGGATATGTTAGCATTAGGAAAGTATTGAATTATCTAGCAGTAGAAAATATAGATTATAAATACGAAGATGTTACAGGTGAACAGCTAAAATATATACTGAGAAAATATAAGGTTATAGGAGAGTATTAA
- a CDS encoding ATP-binding cassette domain-containing protein, with protein MRKFLFAIVLFLITVVSGINIYFSYQIKYVVDALTTKNEQLFYNQIIYLSVIIILMLICEYLRQLLDTIYLNKVGFNIHRTLVGSLLRNKLDTKSKNLLSTVNNDIEMVKDQYYNTIFSLYQGIIYFIFATIALFKLDVTTAFWVIGLSLFPILIPNLFKLYLKNVQNSISIQKASYNDKLEDFLEGLLVIKNSDSANIFYEKLLNEYKKINKLVNRKNVLASLVNVLTGLVFYATIIAILYIGGRQALLGNTSVGDIVSIFTISAELVMPVNLITASISNITSVKDIKRELDSKEKFEYIDGHKTIDFENIEVLNESYKFNNREIFSNFSASFEKGRKYLIQGDSGSGKSTLALLLTKNLEGCNIFLNGKNINSYEYNTIQKLITYVPQDSFIFVGKVIDNLTFYKNIEAGKIMTLIKETRLDDKIKEASDLINITYDKRKANLSGGQKQRLALIRAILQEKQVIVLDETLSGLDKDTYILVEKLLLSMKDKTLIHISHRSYPETLRMYDEVYVMGKKGLNQMS; from the coding sequence ATGAGGAAATTTTTATTTGCGATAGTTTTATTTCTTATTACAGTAGTTTCGGGGATTAATATTTATTTTTCTTATCAAATAAAATATGTTGTTGATGCCCTTACTACTAAAAATGAGCAATTATTCTACAATCAAATTATATATTTATCTGTAATTATAATACTAATGCTTATATGTGAATATTTACGTCAGCTTTTAGATACTATTTATCTAAATAAAGTTGGGTTTAATATTCATAGAACACTTGTGGGTAGTTTACTTAGAAATAAACTAGATACAAAGAGTAAAAATTTATTATCTACTGTAAATAATGATATTGAAATGGTAAAAGATCAATATTATAATACGATTTTTTCTCTGTATCAGGGGATAATTTATTTTATTTTTGCTACAATAGCGTTGTTCAAATTAGATGTAACAACAGCGTTTTGGGTTATAGGATTGTCACTATTTCCGATTTTAATTCCTAACCTATTCAAATTATATTTGAAAAATGTTCAAAACAGTATTTCTATACAAAAGGCTAGTTATAACGATAAACTTGAAGATTTTTTAGAAGGGTTATTAGTTATTAAAAATAGTGATTCGGCTAATATATTTTATGAAAAATTACTTAACGAATATAAAAAAATAAATAAACTTGTTAATAGAAAGAATGTTTTAGCATCACTTGTAAATGTCTTAACAGGATTAGTATTCTATGCTACTATTATTGCTATTTTATATATAGGAGGTCGTCAAGCTCTGTTAGGAAATACTAGTGTAGGGGATATAGTATCAATTTTTACTATTTCTGCAGAGTTAGTAATGCCTGTTAATTTGATAACAGCTTCTATATCTAATATAACATCGGTAAAAGATATAAAGAGAGAATTAGATTCTAAAGAGAAGTTTGAATATATAGATGGTCATAAAACTATCGATTTTGAAAACATAGAAGTTCTAAATGAAAGTTATAAATTTAATAATAGAGAAATTTTTAGTAATTTTTCAGCTAGTTTTGAAAAAGGTAGAAAGTATTTAATTCAAGGGGATAGTGGTAGTGGAAAATCGACGTTAGCATTACTATTAACGAAAAACCTTGAAGGATGTAACATCTTTTTAAATGGAAAAAATATTAACAGTTATGAATACAACACAATTCAGAAACTAATAACTTATGTACCTCAAGATAGTTTTATATTTGTAGGTAAGGTTATCGATAATCTTACTTTTTATAAAAACATAGAAGCGGGTAAAATAATGACCTTAATAAAAGAAACTAGATTAGATGACAAAATTAAAGAAGCTTCTGATTTGATTAATATTACGTACGATAAGAGAAAAGCAAATTTATCTGGTGGACAAAAACAAAGGCTAGCATTAATTAGGGCTATATTACAGGAAAAGCAGGTTATAGTTTTAGATGAAACATTGTCAGGGTTGGATAAAGATACATATATTTTAGTCGAAAAATTACTATTAAGTATGAAAGATAAGACTTTAATTCATATTTCACACAGATCTTATCCAGAAACTTTGAGAATGTATGATGAGGTATATGTAATGGGGAAAAAGGGACTGAATCAAATGTCCTAA
- a CDS encoding MFS transporter: MLNRNFNLLWLSQIVSSIGNKLTIFGFPLVGIFIYDTTVLETSMITVMSFLPSLLFGTIIGVIVDRGDKRRIGIFTNIICFVISIILFVFSIFKILPLWGFYILIFLLNTFLLFGSISFYSQIPMVVEKENLKKANYKMELSNSVIDTAAPSVGGIIFGLFSAPFIFIIDGITFILASFCQILLPCDIEKYKVKTKKKSIVHIREAYNYVFNNQILFRLAMSYFVLVFGIGIFQSIQFYYLSKVLNVAPYTIGMIISVGNIGLVVASISSLKISDTIGMGRTIILSFILYAVGFTLYYLSSEESTLSLFVATMCIGAAMPLYNVNATTIKQSNVDLSMLGSVSAIWRIFGRGLIPLGATIGGGISTYFSVKMAILISVIIVLLGLCIVLFSDELKKYT, translated from the coding sequence ATGTTAAATAGAAATTTTAATTTATTATGGTTATCACAGATAGTTAGTTCAATTGGAAATAAACTGACTATATTTGGATTTCCATTAGTAGGAATATTCATTTACGATACTACGGTATTAGAAACTTCTATGATTACAGTAATGTCGTTTTTACCGAGCTTACTTTTTGGAACAATAATAGGAGTTATTGTAGATAGGGGGGATAAAAGGAGAATAGGGATTTTTACAAATATAATTTGTTTTGTTATTTCTATAATATTATTTGTATTTTCTATTTTCAAAATATTACCACTGTGGGGGTTTTACATTTTAATTTTCTTATTGAATACATTCTTATTATTTGGGAGTATATCTTTTTATAGTCAAATTCCTATGGTAGTAGAGAAAGAAAATCTAAAGAAAGCAAATTATAAAATGGAATTAAGTAATAGTGTTATTGATACTGCCGCTCCAAGTGTTGGGGGAATTATATTTGGTTTATTTTCTGCTCCATTTATTTTTATAATAGATGGGATAACATTTATACTAGCAAGTTTTTGTCAGATATTACTTCCATGTGATATAGAGAAATATAAAGTAAAAACAAAAAAGAAATCGATAGTTCATATAAGAGAAGCATATAATTATGTTTTTAATAATCAAATATTATTTAGATTGGCGATGAGTTACTTTGTATTGGTATTTGGTATAGGTATTTTTCAGTCGATTCAGTTTTATTACTTAAGTAAAGTTTTAAATGTTGCTCCATATACAATTGGGATGATTATAAGCGTAGGGAATATAGGTCTTGTAGTAGCATCGATAAGTTCTTTAAAAATATCTGATACTATAGGAATGGGAAGAACTATAATATTATCATTTATTTTATATGCAGTGGGTTTCACTCTTTATTATTTAAGCAGTGAAGAGAGTACATTATCTTTATTTGTTGCAACTATGTGTATAGGAGCAGCGATGCCTTTATATAATGTGAATGCTACTACTATAAAACAAAGTAATGTTGATTTATCAATGTTGGGAAGTGTTTCTGCTATTTGGAGAATTTTTGGAAGAGGGCTTATTCCACTAGGAGCGACAATAGGTGGAGGTATTTCAACATATTTTTCTGTAAAAATGGCGATATTAATATCGGTAATTATAGTTTTATTAGGTTTGTGTATAGTATTATTTTCTGATGAATTAAAAAAATACACGTAA
- a CDS encoding ABC transporter ATP-binding protein, with the protein MIKNILEVITLNKLKLCIMFILTLIVSIGTVYVVYARVDIVDSVIYKTGSLWTKVGVIICILIIVELLRAWLKIIIAQLVKQWKIYLGDRISKNIEAMSQSEFNKVDSGEHMTKYTYQLELLSAYLFSPLTGLLSAIVLFISSVVFLWLINWKFVVFALLSSIAMFLISGKFGNKISVGYTNLSILSGKFSGVLKEYLTGYEDLKNIGKINLFSKNVKTSQIQKEDQQYSISKLMAFAELTFQSIEKLLELLIFIFAIYLVLKNELTIGTIASVSTILGIYLTSINQLVDLYIKVIGTKEILNSVITKATAKETIYPHVEENIEFKNFNYSFGDNHVIKNFNFNINKGGKYAVIGKSGSGKSTIIKLLLGKLQSNQDKILIDGNPLEIQDDINFSKEIGYVSQQTSIFTGSIRYNITLDDSYSDEEIWSILEKVCLADRVKSLSDGLDHNLSNMGEILSGGEKQRLVLARVLIRNYPILILDEATSALDERTAVQIENNILADDKLTLIMISHHIQEEIKKQLTECVELKVQ; encoded by the coding sequence ATGATTAAAAATATTTTAGAAGTTATAACATTGAACAAATTAAAGTTATGCATTATGTTTATTTTGACATTAATAGTATCAATAGGGACTGTTTATGTTGTATACGCTCGTGTTGATATTGTTGATTCTGTAATATACAAAACAGGGTCTCTTTGGACAAAAGTTGGCGTTATTATTTGTATTTTAATAATAGTAGAATTGCTTAGAGCGTGGTTGAAAATTATAATTGCACAATTAGTTAAACAATGGAAAATTTATCTAGGTGATAGAATTAGTAAAAACATAGAAGCTATGTCTCAATCAGAATTTAATAAGGTTGATTCTGGTGAGCATATGACTAAATATACTTATCAACTTGAATTATTATCTGCATATTTATTCTCACCATTAACTGGTTTACTTAGTGCTATTGTATTATTTATCTCATCAGTAGTATTTTTATGGCTTATTAACTGGAAATTTGTTGTATTCGCCCTATTATCATCAATAGCTATGTTTTTAATAAGCGGTAAGTTCGGTAATAAAATTAGTGTAGGATATACAAATTTATCAATTTTATCAGGGAAATTTTCTGGAGTTTTAAAGGAATATTTAACAGGTTATGAAGATTTAAAAAATATCGGTAAGATAAATTTATTCTCAAAAAATGTTAAGACTAGTCAGATCCAAAAAGAAGATCAACAGTATAGTATTTCTAAATTAATGGCATTTGCTGAGTTAACTTTTCAAAGTATCGAGAAGTTACTTGAATTATTAATTTTTATATTTGCGATTTACTTAGTTTTAAAAAATGAATTAACTATCGGAACAATAGCTTCGGTATCTACTATACTAGGCATATACCTTACTTCTATCAATCAATTGGTTGATTTGTATATTAAGGTAATCGGTACAAAAGAAATATTAAACAGCGTTATAACTAAAGCTACTGCTAAAGAAACTATTTATCCACACGTTGAAGAAAATATTGAATTTAAAAACTTTAATTATAGTTTTGGAGATAACCATGTTATTAAAAACTTTAACTTTAATATAAATAAAGGTGGAAAATATGCAGTAATCGGTAAAAGTGGTTCTGGAAAATCTACTATAATCAAGTTGTTATTAGGGAAATTACAATCCAATCAAGATAAAATCTTAATCGATGGAAATCCTCTTGAAATACAAGATGATATTAACTTCTCCAAAGAGATTGGATATGTAAGTCAGCAAACATCTATCTTTACTGGTTCTATTAGATATAACATAACTTTAGATGATAGTTATTCAGATGAAGAAATATGGAGCATACTGGAAAAAGTTTGTTTAGCTGATAGAGTTAAATCTTTATCTGATGGCTTAGATCATAACTTATCTAATATGGGAGAAATCTTATCAGGAGGAGAAAAACAAAGGTTAGTTCTTGCGAGAGTCTTAATTAGAAACTATCCAATTTTAATTCTTGATGAAGCAACCTCGGCATTAGATGAAAGAACAGCAGTACAGATAGAAAACAATATCTTAGCTGACGATAAGTTAACCTTAATAATGATTTCTCACCATATACAAGAAGAGATTAAAAAACAACTAACAGAATGTGTAGAATTAAAAGTACAGTAA
- a CDS encoding ABC transporter ATP-binding protein, translated as MINLLNINKEIKNRKIIDNLNLFVEKGEFIVIMGKSGSGKSTLLKIIAGLLKLDSGKVVIDNKNITSLNNEKLAEYRLKNIGIVFQDYQLLDIFTAYENIIFPARVLKKEDIKTIRNKANYFIKMANLENEKDKNITELSGGEKQRVAFARAFMNTPKVILADEPTGALDSKNAANLIKFIRESIKKLGQTMIMVSHDSYIAAYADKVYFLKDGNIISNLSFDRTNIDIDLSNRVDLIQRELLKINI; from the coding sequence ATGATAAATTTATTAAATATTAATAAAGAAATTAAAAATAGAAAAATCATAGATAACTTAAATTTATTCGTGGAAAAAGGTGAATTTATTGTTATTATGGGGAAGAGTGGATCAGGGAAAAGTACTTTGTTAAAAATTATAGCAGGTTTGTTAAAGTTAGATAGTGGTAAAGTAGTAATTGATAATAAAAATATTACTAGTCTTAACAATGAGAAACTTGCAGAATATAGATTAAAGAATATAGGGATAGTATTTCAAGATTATCAACTCCTAGATATCTTTACTGCGTACGAAAATATTATTTTTCCTGCTAGAGTATTAAAAAAGGAAGACATAAAAACAATTAGAAATAAAGCAAATTATTTTATAAAAATGGCGAATTTGGAGAATGAAAAGGATAAAAATATAACTGAATTATCAGGAGGAGAAAAACAAAGAGTAGCATTTGCTAGGGCATTTATGAATACCCCTAAAGTTATCTTAGCGGATGAACCTACGGGAGCATTAGATTCCAAAAACGCAGCTAATTTGATAAAGTTTATTCGTGAATCTATAAAAAAATTAGGGCAAACGATGATAATGGTTAGTCATGATTCTTATATTGCTGCATATGCGGATAAAGTATATTTTTTAAAAGATGGGAACATCATTTCAAATTTATCTTTTGACAGGACTAATATAGATATTGATTTAAGTAATCGAGTAGATTTGATACAAAGAGAGTTATTAAAAATTAACATTTAG
- a CDS encoding ABC transporter permease produces the protein MSTGLKNKNNQKFGEYDLQFGYIEKNVFFDNDKIRGIPIPYEKFNKLLVLELEDKTTIYGLENNSMELAKYQILNGNKELNTGEIVINKNYADKYKLEVGDTMTIYNNSYKISAIVSSNIQDSLSLKIFINLSDLQKNNKYKDKVNLLQLKTKANKEAIKQMLEQYFNDKKLKYDSMKSKELDYKKIRIYTPLFYIMVTGMFLTYIISLFGIFKMRIRSRFFEMTVLKRMGISHKNLNKIFIGENLILATVGSVLGIFLSGGIYLLSNSIFKKLDVSFEILSFSIFVFCAVVYLLLNQLIVFLVTYLLLRKEKNKYVDDIEVIHKKDSIINTKLRGKILSLLIINLLFSVLSKILDNENFKYLTVVVSIISFFIVFKHCFVGLYKLSEREKFFDISYPVKSFANNYKKYAMIMKLMVLSIVLLLFSFNFLSIFSNKVKENTLNQLPADYIITNADQNKSENFVNNNDLKYIMEKIRSNDIVEILYTKDYRIASNVPYSDDWRRLSEKSKVDINEIEIIKLDIEKRDKLRTFNVISGKKLNNNFLDNELILNEKLRGLLNLQLGDTLDLKDSRTGKLEKYVISTIIDNQFYPYNLVAIAPKTSKIETSNILSVEVYNTDNNTDTIKNYVNSNRHLEGLYTRDVISENLQFYNFVYFGLLFLNIFILIIFVINLFNSMILSLEERKAEIKILKNMGISLDKIRTFVIGEIYMNFIGVLLFSLLIIIYISLVLSLAIEVKLVLMIYGLLLASFIILLILSRRIVK, from the coding sequence GTGAGTACTGGATTAAAAAATAAAAATAATCAGAAATTTGGAGAATATGACCTACAATTTGGGTACATCGAAAAAAATGTGTTTTTTGATAATGATAAGATAAGGGGGATTCCTATTCCCTACGAAAAGTTTAATAAATTACTAGTTTTAGAATTAGAGGACAAAACAACAATTTATGGACTTGAAAATAATTCTATGGAACTTGCAAAATACCAAATATTAAATGGAAATAAAGAGTTGAATACTGGCGAAATAGTTATTAATAAAAATTATGCTGATAAGTATAAATTAGAAGTAGGAGATACTATGACTATATATAATAATAGTTATAAAATATCTGCAATTGTTTCTAGTAATATTCAGGATAGTTTATCGTTGAAAATATTTATTAATTTATCTGACCTACAGAAAAATAATAAATATAAAGATAAAGTTAATTTGCTTCAGCTGAAAACAAAAGCAAATAAAGAAGCTATAAAACAAATGTTAGAACAATATTTTAATGATAAAAAATTAAAATATGATAGTATGAAAAGTAAAGAATTAGATTATAAAAAAATAAGAATATATACTCCTTTATTTTATATTATGGTAACAGGAATGTTTCTGACATATATAATATCATTATTTGGAATTTTTAAAATGAGAATAAGATCTCGTTTTTTTGAAATGACAGTTTTAAAGAGAATGGGAATTAGTCATAAGAATTTAAATAAAATATTTATAGGTGAAAACTTAATCTTAGCAACAGTAGGATCGGTATTAGGAATATTCTTATCAGGTGGTATATATTTACTTTCTAATAGTATTTTTAAGAAGTTAGATGTATCTTTTGAAATACTTTCATTTTCAATATTTGTTTTTTGTGCTGTTGTATATTTACTGTTAAATCAACTAATAGTTTTCTTAGTAACATATCTGTTGCTTAGAAAAGAGAAAAATAAATATGTAGATGATATTGAGGTTATTCATAAAAAAGATAGTATTATCAATACAAAATTAAGAGGGAAAATTTTATCCTTATTAATAATAAATTTATTATTCTCTGTATTATCTAAGATATTAGATAATGAAAATTTCAAATATTTAACTGTAGTGGTTTCAATAATATCATTTTTTATAGTATTTAAGCACTGTTTTGTAGGATTGTATAAGTTGTCTGAAAGAGAAAAGTTCTTTGATATTTCATATCCAGTTAAATCATTTGCAAATAATTATAAGAAATATGCTATGATAATGAAATTGATGGTTTTATCAATTGTCTTATTATTATTTAGTTTTAATTTTTTATCTATATTTTCTAATAAGGTTAAAGAAAATACTTTAAATCAGCTACCTGCTGATTATATAATAACAAATGCTGATCAGAATAAAAGTGAGAATTTTGTTAATAATAATGATTTAAAATATATAATGGAAAAAATACGAAGCAATGATATAGTAGAAATATTATATACAAAAGACTATAGAATAGCTTCAAATGTTCCTTATAGTGATGATTGGAGAAGATTAAGTGAAAAATCAAAAGTTGATATAAATGAAATAGAAATTATTAAATTAGACATAGAAAAAAGAGATAAACTGAGAACTTTTAATGTGATTTCAGGGAAAAAATTAAATAATAATTTTTTAGATAATGAATTGATTCTGAATGAAAAGCTTAGGGGATTATTGAATTTACAGTTAGGTGATACTTTAGATTTAAAAGATTCTAGGACAGGAAAATTGGAGAAGTATGTTATATCCACAATAATAGATAATCAATTTTATCCTTATAATTTAGTAGCTATTGCACCTAAAACATCAAAAATAGAAACTTCTAATATCTTATCAGTAGAAGTCTATAATACTGACAACAATACTGATACTATTAAGAATTACGTGAATTCTAATAGACATTTAGAAGGTCTATATACAAGAGATGTAATAAGTGAAAATTTACAGTTTTATAACTTTGTTTATTTTGGTTTGTTATTTTTAAATATCTTTATTTTAATTATATTTGTAATAAATCTATTTAATTCGATGATATTAAGTTTAGAAGAAAGAAAAGCTGAAATTAAGATATTAAAAAACATGGGAATATCTCTAGATAAAATAAGAACTTTTGTAATTGGAGAAATCTATATGAATTTCATAGGAGTTCTATTATTTTCATTACTAATTATTATATATATTTCATTAGTATTATCTTTAGCGATAGAAGTAAAACTCGTCTTAATGATTTATGGACTGTTATTAGCAAGTTTTATTATATTATTGATATTATCTAGAAGAATTGTAAAATAA